In Acaryochloris marina S15, a single genomic region encodes these proteins:
- a CDS encoding ribonuclease R family protein — MEFSISTLLNNFADDKLLAPKALEKKLDCQASDGIRQLQITLEALEKVGILTKERGKYKRLPEEGVVEGKLRCSSKGFCFAIQDQDDTEDIYIRESQLNTAWNGDRVLVKVTKEGRRRRSPEGEVRLILERSNPSVIARVKKTEAGEYRAVPLDDRLLFELALHQEADGPDLEAAIDQLVHVEIVRYPLGQLSPLGRVTQVLGSDAQSAADTELVFCKYDLPRSFPEDVLEEAEALPKKLRKADQKKRVNLLKVPTFTICDRTPNPTQLDHAFSVEKLRGNKWRVGVHVTDLVYYLDADSSIERQASQRSASMFLGDTALPLFPETCIERIGALTADKDHLTFSALVTLNNDGEVLEFEIQPSVIHVDQHLAYEQVQDILDGDSKDKPLADAIKLFQTVSEALKKQRYERGGFDLLLSTAPPQVIGDEGDLGAVILAPPAQAHSIVADLLVLANHLVLSHLQELAIPGVYQIQAPPDAQDLQDLLKLSDNIQLSLSLQQEDTVQPQDFQTFSQTFQTSERSAILFELLQTTLKPVQYSAVSGPHFGLALVNNYGHFTSPLNRYGDLLNQRILHAVFTEGRDRRTSRAKEKVDLRHSSCHGQISWNVLPPETQRHLEALITDAIPQLNEQADLARQACQDLTGLQKTKQMQTHTGEVLQGIITGIQSYGFFVRIETLMVEGLVHVSSLKDDWYEYRSRQQTLVGRKNRCQYRLGDRVDVEVKSVDYYRQQIDLIVVGGGSEAPEDEVTEAPIKVNGNGNDESDLPDETEEE; from the coding sequence ATGGAATTTTCGATTAGTACTCTGCTGAACAACTTTGCAGATGATAAGTTACTCGCTCCAAAAGCTTTAGAAAAGAAATTAGATTGCCAGGCTTCTGATGGCATCAGACAATTGCAAATCACCTTAGAAGCCCTGGAGAAAGTCGGTATCCTCACCAAAGAACGGGGTAAATATAAGCGTCTTCCAGAAGAAGGGGTTGTCGAGGGCAAACTTCGCTGCTCCAGTAAAGGCTTTTGTTTCGCCATTCAAGATCAAGACGATACAGAAGATATTTATATTCGAGAGAGCCAGCTCAATACGGCTTGGAATGGTGATCGTGTCCTCGTCAAAGTCACCAAGGAAGGACGCCGCCGCCGCAGTCCTGAAGGTGAAGTCCGACTCATTCTGGAACGCTCTAACCCATCCGTCATTGCCAGGGTCAAAAAAACAGAAGCGGGGGAATATCGAGCTGTTCCCCTCGATGATCGCCTTTTATTTGAACTTGCTCTCCACCAAGAAGCAGATGGCCCCGACTTAGAAGCGGCCATTGATCAGCTGGTGCATGTGGAGATTGTTCGCTACCCTCTAGGACAGCTTTCCCCCCTAGGCCGGGTCACTCAGGTCCTAGGCAGTGATGCCCAATCAGCGGCTGATACAGAGCTAGTCTTTTGTAAGTACGATTTGCCTCGTTCTTTTCCTGAAGATGTTTTAGAAGAGGCTGAAGCGCTCCCGAAAAAGCTGCGAAAAGCCGATCAGAAAAAGCGGGTGAATCTGCTTAAGGTGCCAACGTTTACGATTTGCGATCGCACCCCCAATCCCACCCAGCTAGACCATGCCTTTTCCGTCGAAAAATTAAGAGGCAACAAATGGCGAGTAGGCGTCCATGTCACCGACTTAGTCTATTACCTCGATGCAGACTCCTCCATCGAACGCCAGGCCAGCCAACGCAGTGCCTCCATGTTCCTGGGTGATACGGCACTGCCCCTTTTCCCAGAGACCTGCATCGAGCGTATTGGTGCCCTCACCGCTGACAAAGATCACCTCACCTTTTCTGCATTGGTTACGCTGAATAACGATGGGGAAGTTTTAGAATTCGAAATTCAGCCCTCCGTGATTCATGTGGATCAACACTTGGCCTATGAGCAAGTGCAGGACATTCTGGATGGAGATAGCAAAGATAAGCCCCTCGCAGATGCCATTAAGCTATTTCAGACGGTCAGTGAGGCCCTGAAAAAGCAACGCTATGAACGCGGTGGTTTTGATCTATTGCTATCCACCGCTCCTCCCCAAGTCATTGGGGACGAAGGAGATCTAGGGGCAGTCATCTTAGCGCCACCCGCCCAGGCCCACAGTATCGTGGCCGATCTGTTAGTCCTCGCCAATCACCTTGTTCTTTCGCATCTACAAGAATTGGCTATTCCAGGGGTCTATCAAATTCAAGCCCCACCCGATGCTCAGGATCTCCAAGATCTGCTCAAGCTATCTGACAATATTCAACTTTCATTGAGCTTGCAGCAGGAAGACACCGTCCAACCCCAGGATTTCCAAACCTTTAGCCAGACCTTTCAGACTTCAGAACGCTCAGCCATCCTGTTTGAGCTACTGCAAACCACCCTCAAGCCCGTCCAGTACAGTGCGGTTTCAGGGCCCCATTTTGGCTTAGCTCTCGTCAACAACTATGGCCACTTCACCTCTCCCCTGAATCGATATGGCGATTTGCTCAATCAGCGCATTTTGCATGCCGTCTTTACGGAAGGGCGCGATCGACGAACCTCCCGTGCCAAGGAAAAAGTGGACTTACGCCATAGCTCTTGTCATGGACAGATTAGCTGGAATGTCTTACCCCCAGAAACTCAGCGGCACTTAGAAGCCCTGATTACGGATGCGATTCCCCAATTGAATGAGCAAGCCGACCTAGCACGTCAAGCTTGTCAAGATCTGACCGGGTTGCAAAAGACGAAGCAAATGCAAACCCATACGGGCGAAGTGCTGCAAGGCATTATCACCGGAATTCAGTCTTATGGTTTCTTCGTGCGCATTGAAACCCTAATGGTTGAAGGGTTAGTGCATGTTAGTTCCCTCAAAGATGATTGGTATGAATACCGATCTCGCCAACAAACCTTAGTTGGCCGCAAAAATCGCTGTCAGTATCGTTTGGGCGATCGCGTGGATGTCGAGGTCAAGAGCGTCGATTACTATCGCCAACAAATTGACTTAATTGTCGTCGGTGGCGGTAGCGAAGCCCCTGAAGATGAGGTGACCGAAGCCCCCATCAAAGTGAATGGTAATGGTAACGATGAAAGCGATCTCCCAGATGAAACTGAGGAGGAATAG
- the phoU gene encoding phosphate signaling complex protein PhoU codes for MLIQSSSPGVTKPIRSHFERQVQVIQGDVLRMGALVEQSCRFAHTALFGRDLSVVDTLAKQDKQIDQFYRQIEVQCLQLIALQSPVASDLRLIGTLMQLIRDLERIGDYAEDIGEVAVKLFPYPVATYMPEIEHMSELCQSMLALSLSALTQLDAEVGLQVKVEDDAVDDCYDNLYEVLASQSNSGSTEPLLLSMLVIRSLERMADHSTNIGQRVAFIVTGKR; via the coding sequence ATGTTAATTCAATCCTCTTCGCCTGGTGTGACAAAACCGATTCGCAGTCATTTTGAGCGACAAGTACAAGTTATCCAAGGTGATGTCTTACGAATGGGGGCATTAGTGGAGCAATCTTGTCGTTTTGCCCACACTGCTCTGTTTGGGCGTGATTTATCGGTGGTAGATACCCTCGCTAAGCAAGACAAGCAAATTGATCAGTTTTATAGACAAATAGAAGTGCAGTGCCTGCAGCTCATCGCGTTGCAGTCCCCAGTTGCCAGTGACTTAAGGCTGATCGGCACTCTGATGCAGCTCATTCGTGATTTAGAGCGGATTGGGGATTATGCTGAAGACATTGGCGAAGTTGCCGTTAAGTTATTTCCTTATCCAGTCGCCACTTACATGCCCGAGATCGAGCATATGTCGGAGCTCTGCCAAAGCATGTTAGCCCTGAGTTTATCGGCCTTAACCCAACTCGATGCTGAAGTTGGACTCCAAGTCAAAGTCGAAGACGATGCCGTTGATGACTGCTACGACAATTTATACGAGGTCCTAGCCAGCCAATCTAACTCGGGTTCGACGGAACCTTTGCTCCTGTCGATGTTAGTGATTCGATCCTTAGAAAGGATGGCCGATCATTCCACGAATATTGGCCAAAGAGTGGCTTTTATTGTTACCGGAAAGCGGTAA
- a CDS encoding CPP1-like family protein: protein MRAFFNVPDITQNVSRQEFRAMEEKRMSEQNPYEILEVAENASFEDIQNARDRIIAKNQEDEKCRQTAEAAYDSVLMDRLRKRQEGKIKVPEGIRFAERLAEKKTPKLSMPQLSPSPNWLQQSIDQPDMQEITIVGACYTALAGFALLSQSVDTLAFLLALGVGFSLYWLNRKEQKLGRALLLTLAGIGVGALIGSALLQTGLQTDPVQPQAILSCVIFVMLWLVDSFLR, encoded by the coding sequence ATGAGAGCGTTTTTTAACGTTCCCGATATAACCCAGAATGTGAGTCGGCAAGAGTTTAGGGCAATGGAAGAAAAACGCATGAGCGAGCAAAACCCTTATGAAATCCTGGAAGTTGCTGAAAACGCATCTTTTGAAGATATCCAAAATGCCCGAGATCGCATCATTGCCAAGAATCAGGAAGACGAAAAATGCCGACAAACCGCAGAAGCGGCCTATGATTCTGTCCTGATGGACCGCTTGCGTAAGCGTCAAGAAGGCAAGATTAAGGTGCCTGAAGGCATTCGCTTTGCCGAACGCTTGGCGGAGAAAAAGACCCCGAAGCTTAGCATGCCCCAACTGAGCCCATCGCCCAACTGGCTGCAGCAATCGATTGATCAGCCCGACATGCAAGAGATCACCATTGTCGGGGCTTGCTATACGGCCCTGGCTGGGTTTGCTCTTTTGTCCCAATCGGTAGATACCCTGGCTTTTCTGTTAGCCCTAGGGGTTGGCTTTAGTCTCTACTGGCTGAACCGTAAAGAACAGAAATTGGGACGGGCACTACTGTTAACCTTGGCTGGGATTGGTGTAGGTGCCCTGATCGGCTCTGCCCTCTTACAAACAGGATTACAAACCGATCCGGTGCAGCCTCAAGCTATTTTGAGTTGTGTGATCTTCGTGATGCTGTGGCTGGTGGATAGCTTCCTCAGATAA
- a CDS encoding pentapeptide repeat-containing protein, with the protein MSVSDTDILQRYAQGHRSFNKMDLEACNLSLQDLNHASFASANMSHSVLHGATFIGTSFCQANLKAAGLIAGDLTGANLKDADLRDALLTNSDFSGADLRGANLKRAVLARAVLRGANLRDADLREADLREADFTGADLSGAQVKTQALEEAILNETIFPDGRIVSLEQA; encoded by the coding sequence ATGTCTGTCTCTGATACTGATATTTTGCAGCGATATGCCCAAGGCCACCGGTCCTTCAACAAGATGGATCTAGAGGCCTGCAATCTGAGCCTCCAAGATTTGAACCATGCTTCCTTTGCGAGTGCCAACATGAGCCATAGCGTATTGCACGGAGCCACATTTATTGGCACATCTTTTTGCCAAGCCAACCTTAAAGCCGCAGGGTTGATTGCTGGAGACTTAACTGGCGCTAATTTAAAGGACGCCGATCTAAGGGATGCCCTCCTAACAAATTCTGATTTCTCTGGGGCTGACCTCAGGGGTGCAAACCTTAAACGCGCCGTCCTCGCCCGTGCGGTCTTGCGAGGGGCCAATTTAAGAGATGCAGATTTACGGGAAGCAGACTTGCGAGAAGCCGATTTCACCGGGGCTGATTTATCAGGTGCACAGGTTAAAACTCAGGCCCTAGAAGAAGCCATCTTAAACGAAACCATCTTTCCCGACGGGCGCATCGTCAGTTTAGAGCAAGCCTAA
- a CDS encoding glycosyltransferase family 2 protein: MFFSVIIPTYNRLPILQKCLAALSQQALTSPHTYEVIVVDDGSTDDTVAWLHTQSLLDLRYYCQSHQGPAAARNLGLQMAQGDTIVFIDSDLVVTDSFLQSHAEALESAQQRLGHHRLFTYGRVIQTCNFADPTSTPYKLSDYSAAYFATGNVAIARRWLEEAGGFDPSFQQYGWEDLELGVRLQQLNLQLVKAPKAVGYHWHPPFRLDQLPQLIEQERQRGRMGAKFYLKHPTLHVKMMVQLTIWHRLLWRLLTINGQLNERSLTPLLQFLIHHHHSPTALGITRIFLNGYQVQSTHLAYTQLREIDTGVQG; the protein is encoded by the coding sequence TTGTTCTTTAGCGTTATCATCCCCACCTACAATCGCCTGCCCATTTTGCAAAAATGCTTGGCAGCCCTCTCCCAGCAGGCTTTAACATCCCCTCATACCTATGAAGTGATTGTGGTGGATGATGGCTCTACAGACGATACAGTGGCTTGGCTCCACACTCAGTCCCTCCTTGATCTGCGATATTATTGCCAGTCTCACCAAGGTCCAGCTGCCGCCCGCAATCTGGGTCTCCAAATGGCCCAAGGCGATACCATCGTGTTTATTGATAGCGATTTAGTCGTCACAGATTCCTTCTTACAATCCCATGCTGAGGCGCTAGAGTCGGCGCAACAACGGTTGGGGCATCATCGACTGTTCACCTATGGCCGCGTTATTCAAACTTGCAACTTCGCGGATCCAACATCGACCCCCTACAAACTTTCAGACTATTCAGCCGCCTATTTCGCCACCGGAAATGTTGCCATTGCTCGGCGTTGGCTAGAAGAGGCCGGAGGCTTTGACCCTAGCTTTCAGCAATATGGCTGGGAAGATTTGGAGTTAGGCGTACGGCTCCAACAGCTCAATCTCCAACTAGTCAAAGCACCCAAAGCAGTCGGTTATCACTGGCATCCCCCCTTTCGCCTTGATCAACTGCCCCAGTTAATCGAACAGGAACGGCAGCGGGGGCGAATGGGGGCTAAGTTTTACCTCAAGCACCCCACTCTTCACGTCAAAATGATGGTCCAGCTAACTATTTGGCATCGTTTGCTCTGGAGACTGCTAACCATTAATGGCCAATTAAATGAACGATCTCTCACACCGCTCTTGCAATTTTTGATCCACCACCATCACTCCCCAACGGCCCTCGGTATCACCCGTATCTTCCTTAACGGGTATCAGGTGCAAAGCACTCACCTAGCCTATACCCAGCTTAGAGAAATCGATACGGGTGTTCAAGGCTGA
- a CDS encoding Coq4 family protein, whose product MLLAHPLATSRNALNIGKGVFSLLRNPSNTESVYDIEDGLYGTQAMELAVDFIKTHASTAELVKDRYIAPSPDLEALLQYPQDSLGYCYASTLTDAGFDPEFYRAIAVQDDASYILLRLRQTHDIWHLITRFGTDVAGELGLKAFELAQTRRPMALVLLTFGLLKALLKTPDSLATLLPTISQGYQRGLRAQPLLSQKWEEQWEKPLQQWQQELGITS is encoded by the coding sequence ATGCTTCTGGCTCACCCCCTCGCTACTTCTCGCAACGCCCTCAACATTGGTAAAGGTGTTTTTTCACTCCTCCGCAATCCCAGTAATACCGAATCGGTCTATGACATTGAAGATGGACTCTATGGTACCCAAGCCATGGAGCTGGCGGTGGACTTTATTAAGACCCATGCCAGTACTGCCGAATTAGTGAAAGACCGTTATATTGCCCCTTCGCCAGATCTAGAAGCCTTGTTGCAATATCCCCAAGATTCTCTAGGTTATTGCTATGCATCGACCCTGACGGACGCTGGATTTGATCCTGAGTTTTATCGTGCGATCGCAGTTCAAGACGATGCCAGCTACATCCTCCTCCGACTCCGACAAACCCACGATATTTGGCACCTGATTACTAGGTTCGGCACGGATGTGGCTGGAGAGTTGGGACTCAAAGCCTTTGAACTCGCCCAAACTCGCCGCCCAATGGCCTTGGTCTTGCTCACCTTTGGCTTACTCAAAGCCCTGTTAAAAACGCCTGATTCCCTAGCGACCCTACTGCCAACGATTTCCCAGGGATACCAGCGAGGACTTCGCGCTCAGCCGCTGCTGTCCCAGAAGTGGGAAGAACAATGGGAAAAGCCACTCCAGCAATGGCAACAAGAGCTGGGCATCACAAGCTGA
- a CDS encoding YiaA/YiaB family inner membrane protein: MTDKKYTTPTAHTSAWIAQTWISFTVSIAATGIGIIYMPVNTWMKGYLGMGTLFSIGSTISLSKTIRDVEESKRVISRLDEAKVEKMLAEYDPYNKVA, translated from the coding sequence ATGACTGACAAGAAGTACACCACCCCTACAGCCCACACCAGCGCCTGGATTGCCCAAACCTGGATTTCCTTCACCGTTTCCATCGCCGCAACTGGCATTGGCATTATCTATATGCCCGTCAATACCTGGATGAAGGGTTACTTAGGCATGGGCACCTTATTTTCCATCGGCTCCACAATTAGCTTGTCCAAAACTATTCGCGATGTGGAAGAGTCGAAGCGGGTGATTAGCCGCCTCGATGAAGCCAAGGTCGAAAAAATGCTGGCGGAATATGACCCCTATAACAAAGTGGCCTAG
- a CDS encoding PadR family transcriptional regulator, whose protein sequence is MAKQRKDKAEKDKPVRLSAIDEDILTVLLGREFYGLEILDELNQGRPITLSFGSLYPALNRLEKKGLISWRWGDEVDDSGGARRKYYKVTGLGANTLNGVQQYRLMLAQRSGQG, encoded by the coding sequence ATGGCAAAACAGCGCAAAGATAAAGCAGAAAAAGACAAGCCTGTGCGGTTGTCTGCAATCGATGAAGATATCCTCACGGTTCTTTTAGGACGAGAGTTCTATGGCTTAGAAATTTTGGATGAACTGAATCAGGGCAGGCCGATCACACTAAGCTTTGGTAGTTTGTATCCGGCCCTAAACCGTCTGGAGAAGAAGGGTCTGATTTCCTGGCGATGGGGGGATGAGGTGGATGACTCTGGCGGTGCCCGGCGCAAGTATTACAAGGTGACAGGGTTGGGGGCCAATACCCTCAATGGCGTTCAGCAATATCGGTTAATGTTGGCTCAGCGATCGGGGCAGGGATAG